The sequence below is a genomic window from Chondrinema litorale.
GCTCATATCCTTTTGAAACAGCATAAGCATATAACTTTTTTTTAACTGTAAAAGGTTCTGAATCTTTCAGGCTATTTTTTTTCTTTTCCAACAGTGTTTCAAGCGTGTCAAAATAGTCTGTTTCTTTAATCTCTTTGAGGCCTTCGTCAATGTGTTTGTTGCTTATTCCCTTTCCTTTTAGTGCATAGCTGATCTTCTTTTTCCCCCACTTCTTATAGTAAAATTTACTTCTGCTATAAGTTCGAGCAAAACGTAATTCATCAATAAATTGTTCACTGATTAACTGATCTACCACCCAGTCTTTTTCTTCTTGTGGAAGATCGTAATCTTTGAGTTTTAAAGTGATTTCTTGCATGCATCTATCTTGATAGGCGCAATATGATGCAAGTTGTTGTAAAACTTCTTTTTTACTATAAGACTTTAGCTTTTTTTTCAAAAGGAAATAAGATTCGATAATTATTTAATGTGCTGCTCGGCAAATGAAATTTACCTCTTAATTTAGATTCTAAAATACTAAGTAAAATGCAAAGGATAGAAAAAGCAAGCTGGGATTTTGTGCATAAGTATCAAAAAATACCACCATCAGAGCTATTGTTAAAGAAGCAATTGCACGAAGGTGTAGATATAAATTGGGCTGTAAAACAGATTGAGGCAAGGCAGAAGGCAGAGAAAAAACTACCATCTTGGTTTAATAATAAAGAAATTGAATTTCCTGTGAGGCTTTCTATGGAGCAGAGCTCGTCTGAGGCTACAGCTTCTTATAAAGCAAATTTATTGGAAGGAGAAAGGCTGATTGATTTAACAGGAGGTTTCGGAGTAGATGCTTTTCATTTCTGTAAAAACTTTAAAGAAGTATTTTACTGCGAAAGAGACGAAGACTTATGTAGAATTGCTGAGTACAACAGTAATGTATTGGCAATTAACAACTTAACTGTAAAACAAGGCGATAGCCTAGAGGTACTTAAAGATATTCCTTTTGATTTTGATGTAATCTATCTCGATCCAGCAAGGAGAGATGCCAATCAAAAAAAAGTGGTTTCTTTTGCCGATTGTCAGCCAGATGTTATTGAAAACAAAAACTTTCTGCTCTCAAAAGCAGAGAAGGTTTTAATTAAAGCCTCACCGATGTTAGATATTCCTCAGGCATTAAGGGAGCTAGATAATGTAACTACGGTATTTGTGGTAGCAGTAGAAAATGAGGTAAAAGAACTGTTATTCCTTTTAGAAAGAAGTCCTGCTGAGCGAGTAAAAAAAGTGGCAGTGAATATTGTAAAGGATGACATAAATGAATTTGAATCTACTGATGTTTCAAACATCGATTTTTCAGAAACACTTAATTATTTATATGAGCCAAATGTAGCATTGCTCAAAGCTGGTTTACAAAATGAAGCTGCGGCAAAGTATCACTTATTAAAGTTACATCCGAATAGTCATCTGTACACTTCAACTCATTTATTTGAAGATTTTCCAGGTAGAGTATTTAATGTAGATCAGCTTTTAAAAGTAAAAAAGAAACTAATTCAGAAGGAAATTCCGGGTAAAAAGGCAAATATTACAGTGAGAAACTTCCCGATGAATGTAGCCGACATCAGAAAAAAAACTGGATTAAAAGAAGGAGGTGAAATCTATCTTTTTGCAACTACACTATTAAATAATGATAAGGTGCTCATTAAATGCAGCAAACCATAACACACAAATACTAACTGAAACAACCATGAATAAACCAGCCACTTTACCAGAGTATTTTTTTAAAGATTTATTGCAAAAAAAAAAATTACTTACCGATAGCAGAAAACTCCAGTTATCTAACGAGAGTGTATTTTTTGCTATTAAAGGCAAGAAACACGATGGGCACATTTATATCTCAGATTTGTATGAAAAAGGCATTAGAGATTTTGTGGTAAAAGATGTGCCTGAACAAAGTTTGTTACCTAATGCGAAATTTTATCAGGTTGAAAATGTGATAGAGGCTTTGCAACAATTGGTGGCTTTGCATAGAAGTCAATTTAAATTTCCAATTGTCGCCATTACTGGGAGCAACGGGAAAACCATTGTGAAGGAGTGGCTTTACCAATTGCTTTCGCCAGATTTTGCTATTATAAAAAGTCCGGGCAGTTATAACTCGCAAATAGGCGTGCCGCTTTCTGTTTGGGGAATTGAAGAAAGGCATCAGTTGGGGATTTTTGAGGCAGGTATTTCAACTACCAATGAAATGGAAAAGCTCGAAGAAGTAATCCAACCAAATGTAGGAATCCTTACAAATATCGGCAGCTCTCACGACGAAGGTTTTGATAACAGAGAAGAGAAAGTGAAGGAGAAATTGAAACTTTTTAAAAATGTTGATTTACTGATCTATCCTAAAAATATTGAAGTTTCTAGTGATTTACTCAATTCAGTTAAAGCTAAAAAAATAAACTGGGCATTTGGAGAGACTGCTGATTTTCGGTTCGATGTAATTCAGGCATCAGGACAAAAAATTAAGGTTATTTGTTCTTATAATTCTGAAAAGTTAGAGTTAGAAACCAACTTTTCAGATGCGGCCTCACTACAAAACCTGGCTACATGTATCACTTTTATACTGAGTTTTTTTAATGATAGGGACAAAGTTATAGATAGCATCAAAGAAGGAGTAAAAGCATTAAGAGGAGTGAGAATGCGATTGGAGCTTAAAAAAGGAATTAATGAGTGCCTTTTGATTGATGATACCTATAATAATGATCTTGCTGGACTTTCTGTAGCATTAGATTTTCTGGAACAGCAAAGCCATGCCAGTAAAAAAACAGTAATACTTTCAGACATGCTAGAGAGTGGCGAAGAATCCGCGATGCTCTATCAAAAAGTAAATGAACTCTTACAGCAAAATGCAGTAAGTAAGTTTATTGGAGTCGGTGCTGAAATTAGCCGTCATCGAAATGTTTTCACTTTAGCAGAAACTGCTTTTTATGAGAATACTTCCAGTTTTTTGTCTGATAAAAAACAATTGGGTTGCTTCTCTAAAGAAGTTGTGCTTATAAAAGGAGCTAGAAAATTTCTTTTTGAAGAAGTTGTAAATGCGCTCCAAGAGAAAATACATGGCACCCACCTAGAAATTAATCTGGAAGCTGTAACAAATAACCTCAATTTCTATAAAAGTCTTTTAAAGCCGCAAACCAAACTGATGGTAATGGTAAAGGCCTTCGGTTATGGAAGCAGTGGATTTGAGATTGCGAAACTACTACAACACCACAGAGTAGATTATTTGGCCGTTGCTTATACTGACGAAGCTGTTAGGTTAAGAGAAAATGGTATTACCTTACCTGTAATGGTGATGAATCCACATCCAGAATCTTTCGAAAAGTTGTATCAACACGATTTAGAACCTCAAATTTATTCATTAGAAATTCTTCAGCATTTAATCGATTTTTTACAGCAAAAAGAAGCAGAGAAGAGCATGCATGTGCATATCAACTTCGATACAGGTATGCGGAGATTAGGTTTTGAAGTAGATGATCAAAAAGATTTGGTAGCAACTTTAAAGCAGCATGCCAAAAAAATTCAGGTGAAAGCTGTAATGACTCATTTAGCTGGCGCCGATGAAGAAGAGCATAATGCTTTCTCTTTAAAGCAATTAGAATCCTTCGAAAAAGTATGTAACAACATGGAAAATGAATTGGGTTATAGTTTTATCAGTCATGCGCTTAACTCAGCAGGAATTGCACGCTTTAACGACAGGCAGTTTGATATGGTAAGATTAGGTATAGGTTTATATGGGGTCGAACCCAATGCTTTTTATCAGGATAAACTTCAGCCAGTTTCTACACTCAAAACAACGGTATCTCAAGTAAAAAAAGTAAAAAAAGGTGAGAGTATAGGGTACAGCAGAAAAGGGATAGCAAAAAAAGATATGGAAATTGGAACCATTGCCATTGGCTATGCTGATGGTTTCGACAGACGTTTTGGAAATGGTGTAGGTAAAGTATTGGTAAAGGGAAAATTGGCTCCAGTAACTGGTAGTGTATGTATGGATATGACAATGATTGATGTAACTGGCTTAAATATAAAGGATGGTGAAGAGGTAGTGATATTTGGAGAGGTGCCAACAGTAGAAGGTTTAGCAAAATGGGTGGGTACAATCCCTTACGAAATCATGACAAATGTAAATGAAAGAGTAAAAAGACTATATTTTAATGGCTAAAATCAGCAGGTTTTGAGTTTTTTGTTAAAAGACTACACACAGATTGGCATATTTACTAAAAGATTTTTGTTTTAAATATATAAAACTCTAACTTTGCAAGTCTTAAAAAAAGAAGAGAAAAGAAAAATTTATTATAGGTTTTTATAGTATAGCTAAGATGTACCTGGAAAAAGAAAAAAAAGCAGAGATTTTTGAAAAGTTCAGCTTCACAAAAGCAGCTGAAAATACTGGTTCTCCGGAGTCTCAGATAGCTTTGTTTACTCATAGAATTAGTCATTTAACAGAGCATTTAAAGCAGAACAAGAAAGATACCTCTACAAGAAGAGGCTTGTTGCAATTGGTAGGTAAAAGAAGAAAACTTCTTAATTACCTTCAAAAGAAAGATATTACTCGTTACAGAAGTATTATTAAGGAATTGGGCATAAGAAAGTAATGGTAGGATTAAAGCCCCAAATATTTACATTACCATTCACACCTACAGTTATTCGTTCACTGAAGCGATAAGATGTATTTCAAATAGGGAATTCACTCAGAATTCCCTATTTGTATATTAAAAAAGAAGTAAAGAAGAAGAAAGCGGCAATGATAATTTTTTTAAAACTATCTCTCCCTAACTAATTTTTCAGATAGTAACATAAATCTCATCACACTCTTCGATCTTCTGAAATGAAATCGAATTTTTGCAATAGCGTAATTTTGATATGAAAGCAATAGAACAAAAAATATCTTTAGCAGATGGTAGAGAAATTACCATCGAAACAGGAAAGTTAGCCCGTCAGGCTGATGGTTCAGTAGTTGTAAGAATG
It includes:
- a CDS encoding regulatory protein RecX, whose translation is MKKKLKSYSKKEVLQQLASYCAYQDRCMQEITLKLKDYDLPQEEKDWVVDQLISEQFIDELRFARTYSRSKFYYKKWGKKKISYALKGKGISNKHIDEGLKEIKETDYFDTLETLLEKKKNSLKDSEPFTVKKKLYAYAVSKGYEPSLVMSIIE
- a CDS encoding class I SAM-dependent methyltransferase, with the translated sequence MQRIEKASWDFVHKYQKIPPSELLLKKQLHEGVDINWAVKQIEARQKAEKKLPSWFNNKEIEFPVRLSMEQSSSEATASYKANLLEGERLIDLTGGFGVDAFHFCKNFKEVFYCERDEDLCRIAEYNSNVLAINNLTVKQGDSLEVLKDIPFDFDVIYLDPARRDANQKKVVSFADCQPDVIENKNFLLSKAEKVLIKASPMLDIPQALRELDNVTTVFVVAVENEVKELLFLLERSPAERVKKVAVNIVKDDINEFESTDVSNIDFSETLNYLYEPNVALLKAGLQNEAAAKYHLLKLHPNSHLYTSTHLFEDFPGRVFNVDQLLKVKKKLIQKEIPGKKANITVRNFPMNVADIRKKTGLKEGGEIYLFATTLLNNDKVLIKCSKP
- a CDS encoding bifunctional UDP-N-acetylmuramoyl-tripeptide:D-alanyl-D-alanine ligase/alanine racemase, which encodes MNKPATLPEYFFKDLLQKKKLLTDSRKLQLSNESVFFAIKGKKHDGHIYISDLYEKGIRDFVVKDVPEQSLLPNAKFYQVENVIEALQQLVALHRSQFKFPIVAITGSNGKTIVKEWLYQLLSPDFAIIKSPGSYNSQIGVPLSVWGIEERHQLGIFEAGISTTNEMEKLEEVIQPNVGILTNIGSSHDEGFDNREEKVKEKLKLFKNVDLLIYPKNIEVSSDLLNSVKAKKINWAFGETADFRFDVIQASGQKIKVICSYNSEKLELETNFSDAASLQNLATCITFILSFFNDRDKVIDSIKEGVKALRGVRMRLELKKGINECLLIDDTYNNDLAGLSVALDFLEQQSHASKKTVILSDMLESGEESAMLYQKVNELLQQNAVSKFIGVGAEISRHRNVFTLAETAFYENTSSFLSDKKQLGCFSKEVVLIKGARKFLFEEVVNALQEKIHGTHLEINLEAVTNNLNFYKSLLKPQTKLMVMVKAFGYGSSGFEIAKLLQHHRVDYLAVAYTDEAVRLRENGITLPVMVMNPHPESFEKLYQHDLEPQIYSLEILQHLIDFLQQKEAEKSMHVHINFDTGMRRLGFEVDDQKDLVATLKQHAKKIQVKAVMTHLAGADEEEHNAFSLKQLESFEKVCNNMENELGYSFISHALNSAGIARFNDRQFDMVRLGIGLYGVEPNAFYQDKLQPVSTLKTTVSQVKKVKKGESIGYSRKGIAKKDMEIGTIAIGYADGFDRRFGNGVGKVLVKGKLAPVTGSVCMDMTMIDVTGLNIKDGEEVVIFGEVPTVEGLAKWVGTIPYEIMTNVNERVKRLYFNG
- the rpsO gene encoding 30S ribosomal protein S15 gives rise to the protein MYLEKEKKAEIFEKFSFTKAAENTGSPESQIALFTHRISHLTEHLKQNKKDTSTRRGLLQLVGKRRKLLNYLQKKDITRYRSIIKELGIRK